In Zingiber officinale cultivar Zhangliang chromosome 8B, Zo_v1.1, whole genome shotgun sequence, a single genomic region encodes these proteins:
- the LOC122014809 gene encoding heavy metal-associated isoprenylated plant protein 37-like: protein MGKEEQFEVLKLKTHVLKVNVHCDGCKIKVKKLLHRIQGVFSVEVDVEKQKVTVQANVDSSTLIKKLTIAGKHAEAWPDDKPSNQAKNNSNNKQQKPSGGKKSKEQQGKQQQQQNKVQHKPLPSDSSDDEEDSDDEKEDNMRMLDKILKRGGNNHTAKKGGNGDANNNATMAALQRMMNGNANGNGNGNVAGSGFGLQSQVPMPVNYHGQAHHLPAMARSHNMQQQQQPQMMYLRSPQVAPYTGYYPSPYYYQSNQPYNDYVTHLFSDENTRGCVIM from the exons ATGGGGAAAGAAGAGCAGTTTGAGGTTCTAAAGCTCAAG ACGCATGTGTTGAAGGTGAACGTTCACTGTGACGGATGTAAGATCAAAGTCAAGAAGCTTCTCCACAGAATCCAGG GAGTGTTCTCGGTGGAAGTAGATGTGGAGAAGCAGAAGGTGACTGTGCAGGCAAACGTGGACTCGTCGACTCTGATCAAGAAGCTGACGATAGCAGGGAAGCACGCAGAGGCGTGGCCTGATGATAAACCCAGCAACCAGGCCAAGAACAACAGCAATAACAAGCAACAAAAGCCCAGCGGCggcaagaagagcaaggagcagcagggaaagcagcagcagcagcagaacaAAGTCCAGCACAAGCCGCTCCCTTCCGACAGCTCTGATGACGAAGAAGACTCGGATGATGAAAAAGAAGACAACATGCGCATGCTCGACAAAATCCTGAAGCGGGGGGGCAACAACCATACTGCAAAGAAGGGGGGAAATGGAGACGCCAACAATAATGCAACCATGGCAGCTTTGCAAAGAATGATGAATGGCAATGCTAATGGCAATGGCAATGGCAATGTCGCAGGCAGCGGCTTCGGGCTGCAGAGCCAGGTGCCGATGCCGGTGAACTATCATGGTCAAGCTCATCACCTTCCGGCAATGGCGAGGAGCCACAacatgcagcagcagcagcagcctcAGATGATGTATCTGAGGTCACCTCAGGTGGCTCCCTACACTGGCTACTACCCCAGTCCCTATTACTACCAAAGCAACCAGCCTTACAATGACTATGTAACTCACTTGTTCAGTGATGAGAACACCAGAGGCTGTGTCATCATGTAG
- the LOC122014808 gene encoding uncharacterized protein LOC122014808 isoform X1, translating into MAMTLMMSKTRDLLEDLVKDSSWALSRRTSFHSDDDEFGDFSRSPSGHRTDYIAALSPIANLVVARCSLILGVSVEDLQRSFDEEAPETVKVAAHYARNLIEYCCFRTIELSSQVAGHLSDKSFRRLTFDMMLAWDSPSVATPPASPLAKVDKERTVGADAFSRIAPAIPSIADVVSCSNLFNVLTASTGRRLSFANYEKYLSTLNRAIKKMKTQSESSFLADLRFHRGEKILDMDGTLTTQPVLEHLGISTWPGRLTLTDHALYFEALKVVTYDKPKIYDLADDLKQSIKPELTGPWGSRLFDKAVMYKSTALSEPVFMEFPELKGHSRRDYWLAIMQEVLYVHRFIRKFQIEGVQKEETLSRAVMGIMRLQTLLELVPSEVIRYESLLTFNLCDQLPGGDRILEALASMMASKGSEHTNRSTSGTGSPSYSVSAMGILSNLGVVSPVSTGERLCIGKLIVGEMTPLEKAVTECATNFKKIEQAQAAVGVVKVDGLDTNLALMKELLHPFTQIGNFLMSVANWDNPVKSSVFCCASFYVILRGWLGYGLVALLLFVAMFILLTRLINQGRPVDQVKVIAPPSMNTMEQLLAVQNAISQVEELVKNGNIVLLKLRSLLFAVPSQATINSALLALVVMALAVTFLPAKWIFFLMFLEIFTMHSPPRREATERAARRLREWWFSIPAAPVLVERNNEEGM; encoded by the exons ATGGCTATGACTCTGATGATGAGCAAGACGAGGGATCTGCTCGAAGATCTGGTAAAGGACTCCTCCTGGGCGCTCTCCCGCCGCACCTCTTTCCACAGCGACGACGACGAGTTCGGTGACTTCTCCCGCTCCCCCTCCGGCCACCGGACCGACTACATCGCCGCGCTGTCTCCCATCGCTAATCTCGTCGTTGCTCGATGCTCCCT aattctGGGTGTTTCTGTAGAGGATCTTCAGCGTAGCTTCGATGAAGAGGCGCCTGAGACCGTGAAGGTCGCTGCTCATTACGCGAGAAATTTGATCGAGTACTGTTGCTTCAGAACGATCGAACTGTCCTCTCAAGTTGCAGGGCATCTATCTGATAAGAGCTTTCGTCGCCTTACCTTTGATATGATGCTGGCCTGGGATTCTCCTTCTGTGGCAACACCTCCTGCTTCGCCGCTAGCTAAG GTTGATAAGGAGAGAACAGTTGGGGCGGATGCCTTTTCCCGGATAGCGCCTGCGATCCCCTCAATTGCAGATGTGGTGAGCTGTTCAAATCTTTTCAATGTTCTTACTGCATCAACTGGAAGGAGACTTTCATTTGCTAACTACGAGAAGTATTTGAGCACTCTAAACAG AGCAATAAAGAAAATGAAGACTCAGTCGGAATCTTCTTTCCTCGCAGACCTCCGATTCCATAGAGGAGAAAAGATTCTTGATATGGATGGAACTCTGACCACACAACCTGTCCTTGAGCATCTAGGAATTTCTACATGGCCTG GACGATTGACACTGACGGATCATGCTCTCTACTTTGAAGCTTTAAAAGTTGTGACTTATGATAAGCCGAAGATATATGACCTTGCCGATGATCTAAAACAGTCCATCAAGCCTGAATTAACTGGTCCTTGGGGTTCTCGCCTTTTTGACAAGGCAGTCATGTACAAATCCACAGCACT ATCAGAACCTGTGTTTATGGAGTTTCCTGAACTTAAAGGTCATTCTCGTCGTGATTATTGGCTAGCAATTATGCAAGAAGTTCTTTACGTGCATAGGTTTATTAGAAAATTTCAGATAGAGGGTGTGCAGAAGGAAGAGACGCTTTCAAGGGCTGTCATGGGCATTATGAGATTGCAGACTCTTCTAGAGTTGGTTCCTTCTGAGGTGATTAGGTATGAGTCACTTTTGACATTCAACTTGTGTGATCAGCTTCCTGGAGGTGATCGTATACTGGAAGCACTGGCTAGTATGATGGCATCAAAAGGGTCAGAACACACTAATAGATCCACTTCTGGGACTGGAAGTCCAAGTTACTCTGTTTCTGCTATGGGCATCTTGTCAAACTTAGGGGTTGTGTCACCAGTCTCGACTGGTGAAAGACTTTGTATTGGAAAATTAATTGTAGGGGAAATGACACCCTTGGAAAAGGCAGTTACAGAGTGCGCAACTAATTTCAAGAAGATAGAACAAGCACAGGCTGCAGTTGGCGTGGTTAAAGTAGATGGGCTTGATACCAATTTGGCTCTAATGAAG gaaTTGCTACACCCGTTTACTCAAATTGGAAATTTCCTCATGTCTGTGGCAAATTGGGACAATCCTGTCAAGTCATCTGTATTTTGTTGCGCATCTTTTTATGTTATTCTTAG GGGGTGGCTTGGTTATGGACTTGTTGCACTTCTTCTCTTTGTTGCAATGTTTATACTGCTAACTCGACTTATCAATCAAGGAAGACCAGTTGATCAGGTCAAGGTGATTGCTCCTCCATCTATGAATACAATGGAACAGCTCCTCGCAGTTCAAAATGCAATTTCTCAAGTTGAAGAGCTTGTTAAGAATGGGAATATTGTTCTCCTTAAATTACGGTCACTGTTGTTTGCTGTTCCTTCACAG GCTACTATTAACAGTGCTTTATTGGCACTCGTTGTGATGGCTCTGGCTGTGACCTTTTTACCGGCTAAGTGGATATTTTTCTTGATGTTTCTGGAGATATTCACAATGCATTCCCCACCGAGAAGGGAAGCTACAGAGCGAGCAGCTAGGAGATTAAGAGAGTGGTGGTTCAGCATACCAGCAGCTCCTGTTCTTGTTGAAAGGAATAATGAAGAGGGGATGTAA
- the LOC122014808 gene encoding uncharacterized protein LOC122014808 isoform X2, whose translation MMLAWDSPSVATPPASPLAKVDKERTVGADAFSRIAPAIPSIADVVSCSNLFNVLTASTGRRLSFANYEKYLSTLNRAIKKMKTQSESSFLADLRFHRGEKILDMDGTLTTQPVLEHLGISTWPGRLTLTDHALYFEALKVVTYDKPKIYDLADDLKQSIKPELTGPWGSRLFDKAVMYKSTALSEPVFMEFPELKGHSRRDYWLAIMQEVLYVHRFIRKFQIEGVQKEETLSRAVMGIMRLQTLLELVPSEVIRYESLLTFNLCDQLPGGDRILEALASMMASKGSEHTNRSTSGTGSPSYSVSAMGILSNLGVVSPVSTGERLCIGKLIVGEMTPLEKAVTECATNFKKIEQAQAAVGVVKVDGLDTNLALMKELLHPFTQIGNFLMSVANWDNPVKSSVFCCASFYVILRGWLGYGLVALLLFVAMFILLTRLINQGRPVDQVKVIAPPSMNTMEQLLAVQNAISQVEELVKNGNIVLLKLRSLLFAVPSQATINSALLALVVMALAVTFLPAKWIFFLMFLEIFTMHSPPRREATERAARRLREWWFSIPAAPVLVERNNEEGM comes from the exons ATGATGCTGGCCTGGGATTCTCCTTCTGTGGCAACACCTCCTGCTTCGCCGCTAGCTAAG GTTGATAAGGAGAGAACAGTTGGGGCGGATGCCTTTTCCCGGATAGCGCCTGCGATCCCCTCAATTGCAGATGTGGTGAGCTGTTCAAATCTTTTCAATGTTCTTACTGCATCAACTGGAAGGAGACTTTCATTTGCTAACTACGAGAAGTATTTGAGCACTCTAAACAG AGCAATAAAGAAAATGAAGACTCAGTCGGAATCTTCTTTCCTCGCAGACCTCCGATTCCATAGAGGAGAAAAGATTCTTGATATGGATGGAACTCTGACCACACAACCTGTCCTTGAGCATCTAGGAATTTCTACATGGCCTG GACGATTGACACTGACGGATCATGCTCTCTACTTTGAAGCTTTAAAAGTTGTGACTTATGATAAGCCGAAGATATATGACCTTGCCGATGATCTAAAACAGTCCATCAAGCCTGAATTAACTGGTCCTTGGGGTTCTCGCCTTTTTGACAAGGCAGTCATGTACAAATCCACAGCACT ATCAGAACCTGTGTTTATGGAGTTTCCTGAACTTAAAGGTCATTCTCGTCGTGATTATTGGCTAGCAATTATGCAAGAAGTTCTTTACGTGCATAGGTTTATTAGAAAATTTCAGATAGAGGGTGTGCAGAAGGAAGAGACGCTTTCAAGGGCTGTCATGGGCATTATGAGATTGCAGACTCTTCTAGAGTTGGTTCCTTCTGAGGTGATTAGGTATGAGTCACTTTTGACATTCAACTTGTGTGATCAGCTTCCTGGAGGTGATCGTATACTGGAAGCACTGGCTAGTATGATGGCATCAAAAGGGTCAGAACACACTAATAGATCCACTTCTGGGACTGGAAGTCCAAGTTACTCTGTTTCTGCTATGGGCATCTTGTCAAACTTAGGGGTTGTGTCACCAGTCTCGACTGGTGAAAGACTTTGTATTGGAAAATTAATTGTAGGGGAAATGACACCCTTGGAAAAGGCAGTTACAGAGTGCGCAACTAATTTCAAGAAGATAGAACAAGCACAGGCTGCAGTTGGCGTGGTTAAAGTAGATGGGCTTGATACCAATTTGGCTCTAATGAAG gaaTTGCTACACCCGTTTACTCAAATTGGAAATTTCCTCATGTCTGTGGCAAATTGGGACAATCCTGTCAAGTCATCTGTATTTTGTTGCGCATCTTTTTATGTTATTCTTAG GGGGTGGCTTGGTTATGGACTTGTTGCACTTCTTCTCTTTGTTGCAATGTTTATACTGCTAACTCGACTTATCAATCAAGGAAGACCAGTTGATCAGGTCAAGGTGATTGCTCCTCCATCTATGAATACAATGGAACAGCTCCTCGCAGTTCAAAATGCAATTTCTCAAGTTGAAGAGCTTGTTAAGAATGGGAATATTGTTCTCCTTAAATTACGGTCACTGTTGTTTGCTGTTCCTTCACAG GCTACTATTAACAGTGCTTTATTGGCACTCGTTGTGATGGCTCTGGCTGTGACCTTTTTACCGGCTAAGTGGATATTTTTCTTGATGTTTCTGGAGATATTCACAATGCATTCCCCACCGAGAAGGGAAGCTACAGAGCGAGCAGCTAGGAGATTAAGAGAGTGGTGGTTCAGCATACCAGCAGCTCCTGTTCTTGTTGAAAGGAATAATGAAGAGGGGATGTAA